One Triticum dicoccoides isolate Atlit2015 ecotype Zavitan chromosome 3B, WEW_v2.0, whole genome shotgun sequence genomic window, cactacatcaagacatgactttttgggttccctcactgtcgtcaagatagtttttatcagctttcttggagaccaacagggatgtctcactacctTGAACctttctgcattacttcctttaccattgataacgaggtactgttctccaatattttgtccgcattctaaaagagaaacaagcagacacatcacatgtttaccatgttgtatatgaactcattttggtaaatgagttcagtagtaaagtggacaggataacaacatgaaacaaacatatatctatgtaccatggtcactttatggtctatatcattctagtttttgttgccaaatcaagatagagacacagttcaaataatatttgttcaagacaaagcagaatagacagaatataagtgtgggtaactatagagcaataacaacacttgtaatgtgcatgacatgagaacataactgtttattcaattgaaactgaaatcaacatagagcaggttacaacagcaaaccagttaaagaaacatgtttaaaacatacctgttgcgccattggagtttcaattccatccttcaaatttgaaaatagttggtatgagtaaatatagtaatgcaagagcaaaggagtatgaaccatagctatagaacctgacctgagaacaaatcttcttctcctttaagcattgagttgggattcggagtggtggtcctcgtgctttgggcactgcagttcccttactaactgctcgtgtttgggtgctctgtggtggagacggtgcggtgtcaactggaactgggttactatctgccggggttggggttagaaggggtgtagctagttctctgtccaacttggtaggggtacaatctgcgagagtctgggttatgtgtggtggatctggtccttgggaaagtacaaccgtggttctatctgcatcaactggtagcactatcttttctgaagaccgtgttgttactcccttagatattgccatcacgctctccaattcaaatggccgataaacaagaaaagtaattgaaagtatagacattgtatgatagacaggtgcaatggatagtggggaataaaaaagGGCATGaactaattcatatttatgttgtctatccaaacaggatagcatgagagaatttcacatatatgatggctaactaaacaggatagcatgacacaatttcacattatgatggctaactaaaaaagatggaaagacatagttcaaaatatgagactatgtaaacaggatgacatgacataactatataatgtgttaattaaataggttggcatgccataattcacatacattcatggatagaatgccataattcaaaatatgatgactttaaacactaaacaggatgagatgatataactatatgatgtctttattaaatgggttgccatgccataattcagatagatgatgtgtatgtactatgtaaacatgatggcatgatataattcaaatatatgatttatatagtaagcaagtaagcagatggcaatccatatatgatgtaaaaactaagcaatgcaagacaacatgcaggacatgggtaatataaccctgccaagtttgagcatagacctcaggggggaaataggactggtcatcaatctctgaatcctcctctgaggagctctctgtaaccagcaagatgtctgcttcagcaggtagcattgtctgctctgaataccttgttttcactccagatacttccatcactgcttcaaatggctaatgcacaggaagagtagttgaatatacaaacgttgtcgacaaatggaacacgcaatacaaaaaaaatgatagcatgatataattcacatacatgatgattggctaaacagcatggcattgcataatccacatatataatgcctttgcaacaagatagcattgtataattcacatatataatgtcttgcaacaagatggcaatgcataattcacatatatggtaattagacactgaacgggtggcattcacacaaagcatgtctaaactaatcaaatgacatagcaatgcgagacaccatacgcacgatNNNNNNNNNNNNNNNNNNNNNNNNNNNNNNNNNNNNNNNNNNNNNNNNNNNNNNNNNNNNNNNNNNNNNNNNNNNNNNNNNNNNNNNNNNNNNNNNNNNNNNNNNNNNNNNNNNNNNNNNNNNNNNNNNNNNNNNNNNNNNNNNNNNNNNNNNNNNNNNNNNNNNNNNNNNNNNNNNNNNNNNNNNNNNNNNNNNNNNNNNNNNNNNNNNNNNNNNNNNNNNNNNNNNNNNNNNNNNNNNNNNNNNNNNNNNNNNNNNNNNNNNNNNNNNNNNNNNNNNNNNNNNNNNNNNNNNNNgactggtcatctgtctctgaatcctcctctgaggagctatccgtaaccagcgagatatgcgcttcgtcagatagcatagtctgctctgaagaccttgttttcactccagaatttgccatcaccgtgtcaaatggctgatgcacatgaagagcagttgaatgtactaacattgttgagaaatgtaatatgtaacaaaaaaggatggcctgatataatttacatataagatgactggctaagcaggatggcattgcaaaattcacatatatgatgcctggctaaacaagatggcgttgcataattcacataaacgatgaataaactaaatagatggcattcacataaaggatgtctaaactaagcagatgacatatttgatgtataaagtaagcaatgcaagacaccatatgcatgatataaccaacatcagcatgccaagttagagcgaagacctcagggggtaaataggagttgtcttctctttctgaatccccctcagaacagatatcttcctctcgattacagtccgaaatgcatggaggggttctgcctttgcgcctaccatggagcgacgtctgcatgaaattttattgccacgcaaggctcgtctcttttgctctacatgttcagttccattgtttacaataactgttagGGAAGTGTTGGtggccggtgcgccggccgaaccgTTGCGCCGGTCGAGCCCCGTGCGTACGATCTCTTTTTGATCCAAGGACACCGTTGCGCCACGTGTTACCATTTTTTTTAACGCGCTCgtagttatcccttccaatgtcatTTTTGCTGCATCCGATCTATCCTTCGTTTCGAGCAGGGCGAGCGCGGGCGACGTGCTTGTTCGCGCAGGgcgacggcgtcggcggcggcggcggcccaggGCGGATCTCCATTCTCTGGCCATCTATGGCTCCCCCCGATGGTAACACGAGCCCAAATGCTTTCCATTTTCGTTGTTTCTCCCCCCTCCCCCGTTGGATTTAGGGTTAGGGCGTCGCTAGCCGCGGGCCGCCGCCGGCACCGGCGCGGACGAGGATGGCGTTTCCGCGGTCAagggaggcggcggggtggcgttCCCGCGGGTCCAGGGAGGAGTCGGGGTGGCATTCGCGCGGACAGAGGCAGGGGCCGGGGTGGGGTTCCCGCGGGCAGAGGGAGTTGGCGCGGCGGTGAATCATGGTTGCCGATCTGATCTGGTGCCGGCGTAGAACTGTCGTAGCTTTTGCTTGTCCACAGTGTAGTATTGCAAATTCTTGTTTCAGTCATACGAGCAACTACTAAAAGATTCATTAGATTGGTGGATTTGGGTATGACTCTGGAAACAGACTTGTGGAAACAATAAAAAATCTGAACCAACCCCTGGCCAAAAAGTTCTTAGATGTTTTGCTTAGGCCCTACCCAGTGGTTGGCCAGAAGAAAAATCCCCGTGCCACTGCACTAGTATATCCCTAGTTAATTTTCATTGACAGAAGAGCTTGAATTGCTAGTAATAAGAACCAGCGGGGTTGCATGATTAAGTTCTTTCTGTCCAAAATTATTCTCGTCGCTGATTCTCTATTGCAATGGTGTCATTTTTGAGATTTCAAACATTGCAAAAAGGGGAAGCTACACTTCAGTATAATCGAATTGTACAAGTTTGGTGAATTTTAGTGCAGCAGTCTGAATGTAGATTGGGGAGAGAATATAGTTTGAATCAAGCTTGGCAGATAATGGTCCTTACTCGTTTTCTTAATCATTAGCCGGTGTTTGGTTACGGAAATACACGTGCTGGCATTATGTACCTTTTTGTGGGAAGTTGGATTTGGGATTCGATAAGGCAAGAGCAGGCAAAATGTCAATGGCACAATCTACATGAAAGAGCTGACTAATGTTGTTCAGTCTACAACATTCTGTAGTAGAACACTAGAAATATAAGTACATTATTTTGTCTGGTCTTATTTTTGTTCTCCCTATAACTTTGGTCTTATTTTGTGCTTTGTTCTGATATGCACTATATATATTTTTTGCCAATGAATCACTACTCGTTGTGCTGCGCAACCCAACATTCCTGAATTCATACGTTTGTCAGAATTTTTTAGGTGTTCATGTATGTTTCTTCCTAGCTTCTGATGGTATGGTTTTATGGTTTTATTGacttgtgttttttccttttttgtagaTGTTGCAGGTAACTCTGGTGAGAATGAGGGGagtaagaaggctaagaagaagattAAGAAGAAAGGCAATCTATGTGGCTTTAAGTCAAGGTTTAACTCAAAAAGGCTGGCTCAGATTGGGAAGCAAATATCACCGGAAAAACAGAGAATCATAAGGGAGGGACCGTTTGGAGACTTGTTGGACATTCGGTCTTTCAAGGTGCCCCATGAGCTCATTGAGTTTGTTGCGATGAACACGAATCACGTACTCTCTGAGTTCAAACACAAGAACAAATCTATCACCTTCAGCAAGCTTATGGTGAAAAGGATTTTCAACATGCCATCCGGTGATAGACCCGTGAAGATTCTAAAGAAGAGTGATGAACATGATCTTCGCAACATTTACAAGGAGGGGAACAGGGCTCCAATCGCCCATGTTGTCAAGTTGCTCACTAGTTGCAGTGAGGAGGACGTGGATATGATAAATAGGACTTGGGCACTCCTTGCGTTGGCAACAGTTTTGTGCCCAGGCACGGGCAATATGGTGAACCTTGAGTATCTTGCTTCCTTGGAAGATATGTCTTTGGTGCATGAGTTCGCTTGGGATGAGCACTTGTTGGCACGAGCGATGGAGGAGGTTGGAGTCTTTCAAGAGAAGAAGAGGATGCAAGCAAACGCAGAAAAAGagttccagattgcttcatgcctcCCCATGTTAGCGGTATGCAATGCAACATTATGAAATACCTCCATCTTTTTTCCTTTGCTGCATGAAACCTTCATGACTTTTATGTTTTTTGTTGGCTAATGTCCTTTTTCCATCCCATGCAGATCATATACATGGATCATGTTGATATCCCGGCGGGCCTCCCAAATGAGCATGCTATTGATTATTCCGTGCCGAGGATACGTTTTGTTTGCCAAAAGGATTTTGAGTGGCTGGATAAAGTTGACAAGAACAAGCTCACTCTTATCCAACCCCTCCCAAATGAGCATGCTATTGATTATTCCGTGCCGAGGATACGTTTTGTTTGCCAAAAGGATTTTGAGTGGCTGGATAAAGTTGACAAGAACAAGCTCACTCTTATCCAACCTTTCTACGGGAAACACACCCATGTAATTTTGCTACATCCCGCCTATGTATTTTCCTTTGTCAATGGAGTATTAACACCCCCCTGTTTTTTGCTCACTGAATTTGCATGTAGCAATCTTTGCTTTTCCAATTAGTTTATGGCAGCCTTCTTATTTCCGCCACTCATGTTTTGTTTTCCTAGATCCGGAGTTTGTGCAACACCCCCTATGCAGCACAACTTGTGGGACAGGAAGTTGGTGCTGAAGCAACTAGTGGGCAGGGAGGTGGTGCTGAAGCACCTAGTGGCCAATGAATTAGTGGCCAAGGAAGCCAAGTTCAAGgtgctgaaaatcaagcaaagaactcTCAATCAAACGAGGCTCAACAAAATGTTGATGCTGAACCACACCTATCATCATCGCTGAACGAGTGGTTGCAGCAATCATTCCCTAGCATGCAAGATCTAAGGGTACATTTTCATTTCCTGTTTAGGCTTCACATTATTTTTGTTATATCAAGTTGCAAGTGTATATTTATTTTGCTGCATCCTTCATTTTGATGTGCTACAACCATGTTCTGTTTTTGCTTCATATGTGGTTTAAGTTCATACCTACTAGgctttttttgctacatccatgtgtCTAGTGTGCTACAACTACCTTCTGTTTTTGCTTCATCCATTTAATAGTTTTGCTACATCCATATCATAAATCTGCTACCTACATACATGACAGTAATTTGCTACAATCACACTCTTTATCTGATACATAGTAACACAGTAGCATACCTACTTGTTTTCTCGCTCCATCCATACCTCTAATGTGCCACACCCACATTTGTGTTTTTTTACATCCACACATGTGACTAAAATGTACAATAATTGGCTTTGTTGTAGGTACCAACTCAGTTTCAAATGCTTTACGACAAGCACAAGGGTATTTTTGCAGCGGAGGTGGATGATGTTGTAGGCAAGTTTGGACAGTGTTTAAAGGGATTGCAGTGCAGCCGGATGGCTGCCCTCCTTCGCGATGTTGGAGACGCCGTCACAGCTACCAGTGAGCCCAACTTCTCCTTCAAAGCACCTATCATGGACGAATGTCGCGGAAAAGAGAATGATGCTAAAGCTGCAAATGATGGCATTCGTGCTCAAGCTCAAGCTGAAGGTACAACACCTAGCATTAACAAGGATGAAGTCACCGGATTGAAGCAACAAGTAGCAACCGAGGCTGCTGAAACTCGTGAGCAACAAATAGTGAGTTTCGAGATGGAAGGGAACGTCTCACCTCACAGCCCCCCACTCTTCTATGATGCACCCAGGAGTGCGACAGCTGGCATTTGGGACGACGAGCCATCCTGTGAGTTGTTCCCAAAGGGCTCCGAAGACTACGAGATGATGCATTGCATGGATGAGCCTATAACCAAGAAAAGCACAGTCAGCCCCATATTTGAAAACATCCCCGTGTTCCCTGTTTCAGACGATGATGACAGCCCAAGTATGCTTCCTTCCTCCTGCatcatttctttttgtttttctccaTGTCATTTTTTTCGCTACATATGTGTGATTGCATCAAATTCTCTTTTGTACAATCCCTTGCAAAACTCATCCATTTtttgttgcttgctgcagctcctaaTATGGTCGCTACAGAAGAGCATTTTGTTGAGGCAAGCAGTGGCCCTAGCACACATGACAAGAACACTAGGAAGAAGAGGATGGCCAAAGTTCCAGCGGTAAAAAATACCAAGGCAAAGAAGCAAAAGGTTGATGCAGCTGCAGCCATGTATGAGAAGTATGTAAAGCATGGGAAACCATTGAGGAGATCACATGCCAATGAACAAGTGTGAGCTACCTAAGCCCTATCTCTTGTtgctttttgttttttatttttttttctgctcgaaacaaatgattcatttGGTTGCATCTATGGTAACAGGACACCTTTCATCAAGATGGGTGGATTTTACATTGGATACAAGAAATTCCTGGTATGCTTCAAGCCTCGTGGGGATATGAATGATGAGGTTATGTCCCTATGCATCGAGATGAACAACATGACATCCCGTGCAGCAAGTGGTACGAATCGGAAGAAATACATGTTCTCAGTCCACGCGGGGGTAAGTTTTTGCAGAAACAAGCAATGCTTCATTCcttttttcttcacattttttgTTGCAACACACACTAACCATTTTTGTTGTGGCCATCCTTCAAGTAGATGCTACTAAAACAAGACCCAACAACCTTCCAACCAGCAAAACTCATACCCGAGCTTGAAAGGGCTGTGACAAAGTTCAAGGCGAATAAATATGACCTCGTAAGTTTCCAGAGAGCCTACTTTTGTTTCGCACCACAAAATACTTTGAAAATATGATCCAATGATGTAGCATTTCTTTCGAAACATATGTAGCAATTATTATTGATGTTGACAACATCTGTTTGAAACACATGTAGCAACTCTAATTGATGTTGGAAGCTTTTTTGCACATCAGTTACATGTGTCTGAGTCCCCCTTTTGCCTTTCTTTTGTGCTTTCCAGCTTTTTTTTCACAATTGTTCATGATAAGCACTGGATAATTGTTTGCGCAAACTTGCTATACAAGTAGTGGAATGTATTTGACTCAATCCATTCAAAAGGAAAACAATCTCCTTTGAAGAAGCAAGCAAATAACCTGGTAGGCTCATGCTCTCTATTTTTAAATTTTCTGTTTGAATTTTGCTTCATCTACATAAATGCCATGTTGTCATCTTCACACACCTTATCCTTTTTTTTCAAACTTTTGTGCGTGTTTCTTGGTGGTAGATCAAAAACTTTGCAGCCCTCGCACAAGAGTACATCCAATTCAATGTCGATGTTGGATCCTTCGCCCGTGTTGACCTAGAGGATTACCCAAAGCAAGATAACCTGTGagttttctttttgaatttttgcTTCAATCATGTGTTCCATTTCAACATTCTTGCTTGTTTCAACTATGCATCGGAAATATGAAGGAGATTTTTTTTAAATCTCACAGATGTGATTGTGGCTTTTTCGGGCTCAAATATGTGGAGAACTTTGATGGGAAGTCAATGAAAGAGTTCAATCAGGTAATTTCTTTGTCATTTTGTTGCAATCTACTTTCCTTTTTTTCAATACTCATGCAACACAAGAATAATTAGTATCATACTTGCTTAATTTTTTTCATTCATTTTTACAGGAAGACGTGGCGCGATACCGCATGGATGTGGTGCACAACCTTTGCACTCACCCAATGAACAATGCCCCAATGGAGCGGGCATTCAATGAAGAGTTGGCGGCTTAATTTGCGGGAGGGTTCAAGACGATCAAGCTCGTTTTCTTTCGTTAGGTCTAGAATCATGTCTGAGGTGGCAGCATTTTGATAGTATTAGAGTAGTGCACGTTCGTATGTACCCTAATGATACCTTCGGTAAACATATGTGTTCTTTTTTTGGTATGTAAACCGATGATAACTTGATCTCTTTTGgatgaagcacttctcccgttCTTTAATGGATGTGATCTTCTGCTTTGCCAACATGATCATGCATTGACACCCGTTTATTGTTTTGCTGGTTATgagcttcatccatagaagtttcAAGGGAATCTCTGTGCAATTTTCCCCTCGAAACCTTTTTCATGAAAACAATATGTGGATGCTGCATTGTCACAGTCAAATTGTTGGAAGCTTACAAAAAATAGCTACAACCTTCTGTTAGATTTGTTGCATGGCAAAAATCTACATTTTTACCTGTGATTTTTTTGCTACATCCCCTGTGATTTTTTTGCTGGAAGCATAATGTAAATAAGCTTCCTTTCCAAACTCTTGCCGCATAGCAAAACCAACACTTTAAATCATTCAAGGCTTTTTCCTTTTTCAAACTTGTTATTTTGCTTCAACCATgtttaaaaaagcttcaaccattgtttgaaaaagcttcaaccatgtttccaaaagcttcaaccattgtttaaaaaagcttcaaccattatTTTTTTGCTTCAACCATGTTTAAAAATGGCTTCAACCATTgcttgaaaaagcttcaaccatgtttTCCAAAATCTTTCAACCATTATTTTTTGCTTCAACCATGTTTAATAAAGCTTCAACCATTgcttgaaaaagcttcaaccatgtttTCCAAAAGCTTCAACCATTATTTTTCAAAAAGATTCAACCATGTTTTCCAAAAGCTTGAACCATGTTTCCTACAAGCTTCAACCATGTTTATAGAAGCTTCAATCATGTTTTTAAAatgttgcaa contains:
- the LOC119281037 gene encoding uncharacterized protein LOC119281037, whose product is MVATEEHFVEASSGPSTHDKNTRKKRMAKVPAVKNTKAKKQKVDAAAAMYEKYVKHGKPLRRSHANEQVTPFIKMGGFYIGYKKFLVCFKPRGDMNDEVMSLCIEMNNMTSRAASGTNRKKYMFSVHAGMLLKQDPTTFQPAKLIPELERAVTKFKANKYDLLFFHNCS